From Vitis vinifera cultivar Pinot Noir 40024 chromosome 5, ASM3070453v1, the proteins below share one genomic window:
- the LOC100259432 gene encoding sm-like protein LSM36B: protein MSTGGEKGSATTKTPADFLKSIRGRPVVVKLNSGVDYRGILACLDGYMNIAMEQTEEYVNGQLKNKYGDAFIRGNNVLYISTSKRTLAEGA, encoded by the exons ATGAGTACAGGAGGAGAGAAAGGGTCTGCAACCACAAAAACTCCAGCAGATTTCCTCAAGTCAATTCGTGGGCGACCTGTTGTTGTTAAGCTTAACTCTGGTGTGGATTATCGTG GTATTCTAGCTTGTCTTGACGGATATATGAACATAGCAATGGAGCAAACAGAAGAGTACGTCAATGGGCagctaaaaaacaaatatgGCGATGCTTTTATCCGTGGAAATAATG TTCTGTACATTAGTACATCCAAGAGGACCCTGGCTGAGGGCGCTTAG
- the LOC100254312 gene encoding BTB/POZ and TAZ domain-containing protein 3, which yields MASPDLVSSLPCSTGESFSGSFNIAIEETSPANFLPVLEVSNSSVCNNSNIPKPPPLPGKTYTKTSYPKRLANCSSVPRETKDTWDKLFKDGYGADIHIITEDGPIIPAHSCVLGVASPVLGNFLQLSKVKKGIRYIKIPGVPCEAAYAFIRFLYSSSFEEEEMKKFVLHLLVLSHSYSVPSLKRLCAHHLEQGWMTPENLIDVLQLARKCDAPRLSLICTRMIVKDFKTISSTQGWKVMKRVDPALEQELLEAVVEADSRKEERLKKIEEKKVYLQLHEAMEALLHICRDGCRTIGPRDKVLKGSQVACGFPACKGLETLVRHFSSCKTRVPGGCVHCKRMWQLLELHSRMCSEPDCCKVPLCRHFKEKMQQQSKKDETKWKLLVSKVIAVKNSLGPFPARSSGLL from the exons ATGGCTTCACCAGATCTTGTTTCTTCCTTACCATGCTCAACTGGTGAATCCTTCAGTGGATCATTCAATATAGCCATAGAAGAAACAAGTCCAGCCAATTTTTTACCAGTGCTGGAAGTTTCCAACTCGTCTGTGTGCAATAACAGTAACATCCCCAAACCACCTCCACTCCCTGGTAAAACCTATACGAAAACAAGTTATCCCAAAAGGCTTGCGAACTGTAGTTCTGTCccaagagaaacaaaagataCATGGGACAAGCTCTTTAAGGACGGATATGGAGCAGATATTCATATTATCACAGAAGATGGCCCTATTATTCCAGCTCATTCTTGTGTTCTG GGTGTAGCATCACCAGTACTGGGGAATTTTCTACAGCTATCAAAAGTTAAGAAGGGAATAAGATACATTAAGATTCCTGGGGTACCTTGTGAAGCTGCATATGCTTTTATTCGGTTCCTTTACTCATCCAG CTTTGAAgaggaagaaatgaagaaatttgTTCTCCACTTGTTGGTTTTATCACACTCCTATTCAGTTCCATCTCTGAAAAGGCTTTGTGCACACCATCTGGAGCAAGGATGGATGACACCTGAAAACCTCATAGATGTGCTTCAGTTAGCTAGGAAGTGTGATGCACCCCGTCTTTCCCTCATCTGCACCCGCATGATTGTGAAGGATTTCAAAACTATATCTTCAACCCAAGGATGGAAAGTAATGAAGCGTGTAGATCCTGCACTTGAACAAGAGCTGCTGGAGGCAGTTGTTGAAGCTGATTCC aggaaagaggagagatTGAAGAAGATAGAAGAGAAAAAGGTGTACTTGCAACTGCACGAGGCCATGGAGGCCCTCCTTCACATATGCAGAGACGGATGCAGGACGATTGGGCCTCGTGACAAGGTACTGAAAGGAAGCCAGGTTGCTTGTGGCTTCCCAGCCTGCAAAGGGCTTGAGACTTTAGTCCGCCATTTCTCCAGCTGCAAGACCCGAGTCCCCGGCGGATGTGTTCACTGCAAGCGCATGTGGCAGCTTCTTGAACTGCACTCCCGGATGTGCAGTGAACCTGATTGTTGCAAGGTCCCTCTCTGTAG GCATTTCAAGGAAAAGATGCAGCAACAGAGTAAGAAAGACGAGACAAAATGGAAACTATTGGTTAGCAAAGTGATAGCAGTGAAGAATTCACTGGGGCCATTCCCAGCTCGCAGCTCAGGTTTACTATGA